The Dasypus novemcinctus isolate mDasNov1 chromosome 12, mDasNov1.1.hap2, whole genome shotgun sequence genome includes a window with the following:
- the RTL6 gene encoding retrotransposon Gag-like protein 6, translating to MVQPQTAKAETAATAASTSAPMDDVIDTLTSLRLTNSALRREASTLRAEKASLTSMLESVVAELTLLRARARVPGALQITPPVSAMTSGGTRPMTTPPTSLPEPFSGDPGQLAGFLMQMDRFMIFQASRFPGEAERVAFLVSRLTGEAERWAVPHMQPDSPLRNNYQGFLAELRRTYKSPLRHARRAQIRKTSASNRAVRERQMLCRQLAATGTGPCPVHPASNGTGPAPALPARARNL from the coding sequence ATGGTCCAACCCCAGACAGCAAAAGCTGAAACCGCAGCCACGGCAGCTTCTACCAGTGCCCCAATGGACGATGTCATCGACACTCTGACCTCCCTGCGGCTCACCAACTCGGCGCTGAGGCGGGAGGCGTCCACCCTGCGGGCGGAAAAGGCCAGCCTCACCAGCATGCTGGAGAGCGTGGTGGCCGAGCTGACCTTGCTGCGCGCCAGAGCCCGGGTCCCGGGGGCTCTGCAGATCACCCCTCCCGTCTCTGCCATGACTTCCGGTGGGACTCGGCCGATGACCACCCCGCCGACCTCTCTGCCTGAGCCCTTCTCGGGAGACCCCGGGCAGTTGGCGGGGTTCTTGATGCAGATGGACAGGTTCATGATCTTCCAGGCCTCCCGGTTCCCAGGCGAGGCCGAGCGAGTGGCGTTCCTCGTGTCGCGGCTGACGGGGGAGGCAGAGAGGTGGGCCGTCCCCCACATGCAGCCTGACAGCCCCTTGCGGAACAACTATCAGGGCTTCCTGGCCGAGTTGCGGAGAACCTACAAGTCTCCTCTCCGACACGCTCGGAGGGCCCAAATCAGAAAGACCTCTGCCTCCAACAGGGCTGTGCGAGAACGGCAGATGCTGTGCCGCCAGCTGGCCGCCACGGGCACAGGGCCGTGTCCCGTGCATCCAGCCTCGAATGGGACAGGTCCAGCGCCAGCCCTGCCCGCCCGAGCACGGAACCTTTAA